From one Candidatus Rhodoluna planktonica genomic stretch:
- a CDS encoding ribonuclease J has translation MQTLPEPAPLKPGVLRIIPLGGIGEIGRNMTVFELDGKILVVDCGVLFPEEHQPGVDVILPDFGYLRDRMQDVVGIVLTHGHEDHIGGVPYLLRLREDIPIFGSALTLAFIVSKLKEHRITAQTQVVAEGQRVKIADFDLEFIAVNHSIPDALAVLIRTSAGSVLHTGDFKMDQLPLDGRLTDLRAFSRIGEEGLDLFLCDSTNADVPGFTPLEKDIGPVIENVISRSKGRVVVASFSSHIHRVQQVVDAALANNRKVALVGRSMVKNMQIASELGYLKAEPETFVDLKNAISMPQDQVVYMSTGSQGEPMAVLSRMVNLEHEIEIGQGDTVILASSLIPGNENAVYRVIDGLTKLGANVVHKGNAKVHVSGHAAAGELLYCYNILKPKNVMPVHGEYRHLIANGNLAQQTGVPSERVLITEDGWVVDLVAGKADIVGAVECGLLYVDGKTVGKITEDDLKDRRILAQEGFISIFCVIDAQTGRIASGPEIRARAFAEADHVFDDVKPLIERAMAEAAAEGIRDTYAMQQVIRRTIGTWVAKAHRRRPMIIPVVITY, from the coding sequence GTGCAAACCTTGCCTGAACCTGCGCCGCTGAAGCCCGGAGTGCTGCGAATAATTCCACTGGGTGGAATTGGCGAAATTGGCCGCAACATGACGGTTTTTGAACTCGACGGGAAAATCCTTGTCGTCGACTGCGGGGTTTTGTTTCCGGAAGAGCACCAGCCCGGCGTCGACGTAATTTTGCCTGATTTCGGATATTTGCGCGATCGCATGCAGGACGTTGTGGGTATTGTTTTGACGCACGGTCACGAAGACCACATCGGCGGTGTTCCGTATCTGCTCAGACTGCGCGAGGACATCCCAATTTTCGGTTCTGCTCTTACTTTGGCGTTCATCGTCTCAAAGCTGAAAGAGCACCGAATTACTGCCCAAACTCAGGTTGTTGCCGAGGGGCAGCGTGTCAAAATTGCTGACTTCGATCTTGAATTCATTGCCGTAAACCACTCCATCCCGGATGCGCTGGCAGTGTTGATTCGAACCAGCGCGGGGTCGGTGCTACATACCGGTGATTTCAAAATGGACCAGCTTCCACTTGATGGCCGACTAACCGATTTGCGTGCTTTTTCTCGAATTGGCGAAGAGGGGCTTGACCTATTTCTCTGTGACTCGACCAACGCTGATGTTCCAGGGTTCACCCCGTTAGAAAAAGACATCGGGCCGGTTATCGAGAATGTCATTTCTCGCAGTAAGGGTCGAGTAGTTGTGGCTTCGTTCTCGAGTCACATCCACCGTGTTCAACAGGTAGTGGATGCTGCTTTAGCCAACAACAGAAAAGTTGCCCTGGTTGGGCGCTCGATGGTCAAAAACATGCAGATCGCCTCTGAGCTCGGCTATCTCAAGGCCGAGCCTGAAACCTTTGTCGACCTGAAAAACGCTATTTCGATGCCTCAAGACCAGGTGGTATATATGTCAACCGGTTCGCAAGGCGAGCCGATGGCGGTTCTGTCCAGAATGGTGAACCTCGAGCACGAAATAGAAATTGGCCAGGGCGACACTGTAATTTTGGCTAGCTCGCTTATCCCGGGTAATGAAAACGCGGTGTACCGCGTCATCGATGGTCTCACCAAATTGGGTGCCAACGTGGTGCACAAGGGCAATGCCAAGGTGCACGTATCAGGACACGCTGCCGCTGGCGAACTGCTCTACTGTTACAACATTTTGAAACCCAAAAATGTTATGCCCGTTCACGGCGAATATCGCCACCTCATCGCTAACGGCAATCTAGCTCAGCAAACCGGTGTTCCTAGCGAACGGGTGTTGATTACCGAGGATGGTTGGGTTGTCGATCTGGTTGCCGGAAAAGCCGATATTGTGGGCGCGGTTGAGTGCGGGTTGCTCTACGTCGACGGCAAAACTGTTGGCAAAATCACCGAGGATGACCTAAAAGATCGTCGTATCCTCGCTCAGGAAGGTTTCATTTCGATCTTCTGCGTGATTGACGCGCAAACCGGTCGAATTGCCTCCGGTCCTGAAATCCGGGCCCGTGCTTTTGCCGAGGCCGATCATGTTTTTGATGACGTTAAGCCTCTGATTGAACGAGCCATGGCTGAAGCTGCAGCAGAGGGAATTCGAGACACGTATGCCATGCAGCAGGTTATCCGCAGAACTATCGGTACCTGGGTGGCTAAAGCTCACCGCCGTCGCCCGATGATCATCCCGGTAGTTATCACCTACTAG
- a CDS encoding DUF4395 domain-containing protein, which translates to MASAPEKIDPRGPRFAASITSVLLLAVVFLGLDSTTEDAAFFLLLILAGLFFIGASLGPTRHPFGILYRKLVRPRLAAKTDLEDSRPVRFAQAVGLLISLSGLLMQVLGIELGLVVAAAIAFIAAFLNAAFAYCLGCQLYLTLKRFGLFRN; encoded by the coding sequence ATGGCTAGTGCACCTGAAAAAATTGATCCGCGAGGCCCAAGATTTGCGGCCTCAATAACATCTGTTTTGCTGCTCGCAGTAGTTTTTCTGGGCCTTGATTCGACCACCGAAGACGCAGCATTCTTTCTGCTGCTGATTCTCGCGGGTTTGTTCTTTATCGGCGCTAGTTTGGGTCCGACCAGGCATCCATTTGGAATTTTGTATCGAAAGCTGGTGCGACCAAGACTGGCTGCAAAAACCGACTTGGAGGACTCGCGTCCGGTTCGGTTCGCTCAAGCAGTCGGACTGTTAATCAGCCTGTCTGGATTGCTAATGCAAGTCTTGGGAATTGAACTCGGATTGGTTGTTGCCGCAGCAATAGCTTTCATCGCAGCATTTCTGAATGCAGCATTTGCCTACTGTCTGGGTTGCCAGCTGTATTTGACCCTGAAAAGATTCGGGCTTTTTAGGAACTGA
- the thyX gene encoding FAD-dependent thymidylate synthase, whose translation MSEIKFRSDVTVELVRASAADSDVLFAARVSTQGEQTLESAAAQTSAAEDEKRNKGLINYLMRDRHGSPFEHNSMTFYVQAPIFVFREFMRHRIASYNEESGRYKELSPVFYVPGPDRNLVQTGKTGHYEFSPGSAEQIALVEQEARTSSQQAYESYQRMLEAGVAREVARIVLPLNIYSSMYVTMNARALMNFLSLRTKREGTHFPSFPQREIEMCAEKMEEFWAELMPYTYEAFNQHGRVAP comes from the coding sequence GTGTCTGAAATTAAATTTCGCAGTGATGTAACCGTCGAATTAGTGCGTGCCAGTGCCGCCGATTCTGATGTCCTTTTCGCGGCCCGAGTGTCAACGCAGGGTGAGCAAACGCTCGAATCAGCAGCCGCTCAAACTTCTGCAGCAGAAGATGAGAAACGTAACAAGGGTCTAATCAATTACCTGATGCGTGATCGCCACGGTTCGCCATTCGAGCACAACTCGATGACTTTTTACGTCCAAGCTCCGATTTTCGTTTTCCGCGAGTTCATGCGCCACCGTATTGCCTCGTACAACGAAGAATCAGGTCGATACAAAGAGCTAAGTCCGGTGTTCTACGTTCCGGGGCCAGATCGCAACCTAGTTCAGACCGGAAAAACTGGACACTACGAATTCAGTCCTGGATCAGCCGAGCAGATTGCGTTGGTCGAACAAGAGGCCCGCACCAGTTCGCAACAGGCCTACGAGTCGTATCAGAGAATGTTAGAGGCCGGTGTCGCTCGTGAAGTTGCTCGAATCGTACTTCCGCTCAACATTTACTCGAGTATGTACGTGACCATGAATGCTCGTGCTCTGATGAACTTCTTAAGCCTCAGAACTAAGCGTGAGGGCACCCACTTTCCTTCTTTCCCACAGCGCGAAATTGAAATGTGTGCCGAAAAGATGGAAGAATTCTGGGCCGAACTGATGCCTTACACCTACGAGGCTTTTAACCAGCATGGCCGGGTTGCTCCGTAA
- a CDS encoding polyribonucleotide nucleotidyltransferase, giving the protein MDGTEYEYATIDNGKFGKRVIRFETGRLAQQAQGAASVYLDGETMLFSATTASKQPKDQFDFFPLTIDVEEKMYAAGRIPGSFFRREGRPTTDAILACRLIDRPLRPSFDDGLRNEIQVVVTVMAIHPDELYDVIAINAASMSTKLAGLPFSGPVGGVRVALVDGQWVAFPKHSQLERAVFDMVVAGRLVVENGVEDVAIMMVEAEATETAWHLINNEGATAPNEQIVAEGLEAAKPFIKELCEAQSRLAARAAKPLTEYPLFPPYTDEVYAAVEAEAATELAKIYQIADKQERQNADDELKERVKAKLVETLPEELQGQISAAYKSVTKKVMRTRVLKEGIRIDGRGLRDIRALDAEVSVIPRVHGSAIFQRGETQILGITTLNMLKMEQQIDSLSPETSKRYMHNYNFPPYSTGEVGRVGTPKRREIGHGALAERALVPVLPSRQEFPYAIRQVSEALGSNGSTSMGSVCASTLALLNAGVPLRAPVAGIAMGLISDQVDGKTQYAALTDILGAEDALGDMDFKVAGTREFVTAIQLDTKLDGIPASVLAGALTQAKEARLHILDVMAQAINEPDEMAPTAPRIISVKIPVDKIGELIGPKGKTINEIQDDTGAEISIEEDGTVLIGATDGVAAEAAKARVNAIANPHVPEIGERFLGTVVKLATFGAFVSLVPGKDGLLHISELKKLAGKRVENVEDVLEVGQKLQVEITKIDDRGKLSLSPVVDGAPEAATEED; this is encoded by the coding sequence TTTGGCAAGCGAGTAATCCGCTTTGAAACCGGCCGCCTAGCTCAGCAGGCACAGGGTGCCGCCTCGGTTTACCTTGATGGCGAGACCATGCTGTTTTCAGCAACCACCGCATCAAAGCAGCCAAAAGATCAGTTCGACTTTTTCCCGCTAACCATTGATGTCGAAGAGAAAATGTATGCGGCTGGCCGCATCCCAGGTTCGTTCTTCCGTCGCGAAGGCCGCCCAACCACCGACGCGATTTTGGCCTGTCGTCTAATTGACCGTCCACTTCGCCCATCATTCGATGACGGTCTCCGCAACGAAATCCAGGTTGTCGTTACCGTTATGGCAATTCACCCAGATGAGCTTTACGACGTAATCGCGATCAACGCAGCATCGATGTCAACCAAACTTGCCGGTTTGCCTTTCTCTGGCCCAGTTGGTGGCGTTCGTGTAGCACTAGTTGATGGTCAGTGGGTTGCGTTCCCTAAGCACTCTCAGCTAGAGCGCGCAGTGTTCGACATGGTCGTCGCTGGCCGCTTGGTAGTTGAAAACGGCGTTGAAGATGTGGCCATCATGATGGTAGAAGCTGAGGCGACCGAGACCGCTTGGCACCTAATCAACAACGAGGGCGCGACCGCTCCAAATGAGCAGATCGTAGCCGAGGGCCTTGAAGCAGCCAAGCCTTTCATCAAAGAGCTTTGCGAGGCACAGTCTCGTTTGGCAGCTCGCGCAGCCAAGCCGCTAACCGAGTACCCGCTGTTCCCGCCATACACCGATGAGGTTTACGCTGCGGTCGAGGCCGAGGCAGCGACCGAACTGGCAAAGATTTACCAAATTGCTGACAAGCAAGAGCGACAGAATGCCGATGATGAGCTCAAAGAGCGCGTCAAGGCCAAGCTTGTCGAAACTCTTCCAGAAGAGTTGCAGGGCCAAATCTCAGCAGCTTATAAGTCAGTTACCAAGAAGGTAATGCGTACCCGTGTCCTCAAAGAGGGCATCCGCATCGACGGCCGCGGTCTGCGTGACATTCGTGCTCTCGACGCTGAAGTTTCGGTTATTCCAAGAGTCCACGGCTCGGCAATCTTCCAGCGCGGTGAGACCCAAATTTTGGGTATCACCACACTAAACATGTTGAAAATGGAGCAGCAGATCGACAGCCTCTCACCAGAGACCTCGAAGCGCTACATGCACAACTACAACTTCCCTCCTTACTCAACCGGTGAAGTTGGCCGCGTTGGCACTCCGAAGCGCCGTGAAATTGGTCACGGAGCCTTGGCGGAGCGTGCATTGGTTCCAGTGCTACCTTCTCGTCAAGAGTTCCCTTACGCAATTCGTCAGGTGTCAGAGGCTCTCGGCTCAAACGGTTCAACCTCAATGGGTTCTGTTTGTGCTTCAACCCTGGCGCTACTAAACGCCGGTGTTCCACTGCGCGCACCGGTTGCCGGTATTGCTATGGGTCTAATTTCTGACCAGGTAGATGGCAAGACTCAGTACGCAGCGCTAACCGACATCCTCGGTGCAGAAGATGCACTTGGCGACATGGACTTCAAAGTTGCCGGAACCCGCGAGTTCGTAACTGCTATTCAGCTAGACACCAAACTTGATGGAATTCCAGCATCGGTTCTAGCTGGTGCGCTAACTCAGGCTAAAGAAGCTCGTCTGCACATCCTCGATGTGATGGCTCAGGCTATCAACGAGCCAGATGAAATGGCCCCAACCGCACCGCGCATCATTTCGGTCAAGATACCTGTTGACAAAATTGGTGAGCTTATCGGTCCAAAGGGCAAGACCATCAACGAAATCCAGGATGACACTGGCGCTGAAATCTCGATTGAGGAAGACGGCACCGTGCTAATCGGAGCTACCGACGGCGTTGCAGCTGAGGCGGCTAAGGCGCGTGTAAACGCGATTGCTAACCCTCACGTACCTGAGATTGGCGAGCGATTCCTCGGAACCGTTGTCAAGCTAGCTACCTTCGGCGCATTCGTGTCGCTGGTTCCTGGCAAGGATGGCCTGTTGCACATTTCTGAACTGAAGAAACTTGCTGGCAAGCGTGTTGAGAACGTCGAAGATGTTCTTGAGGTTGGCCAGAAGCTTCAGGTTGAAATCACCAAGATCGATGACCGTGGCAAGCTATCGCTGAGCCCAGTTGTTGATGGTGCACCAGAAGCTGCAACCGAAGAAGACTAA
- the dapA gene encoding 4-hydroxy-tetrahydrodipicolinate synthase — protein sequence MQKDLFGQVLVALVTPMNAEGEVDWDATERHIDYVISNGADGVVVTGTTGETSTLTDAEKIKLVEVGKSVSAGRAKIITGGGSNETAHAMQLYKASEKAGADGVMIVTPYYNKPTQAGVLTHFRLIADSTDLPVILYDIPGRSGIAISYDTFHRAAKHPNIVAVKDAKGDLAQASRIMNETGLLYFSGDDSNVLPHISIGATGLIGVTANVAPAAYREMVDATNRNDFHSALKVHNALEPLQRALMTHVPGTVAAKYVLHGLGLINSPRVRLPLVGPEDAEAARIENDIDKVETVPGLSFENFRPDRNAAAGGALPKVAGTTR from the coding sequence ATGCAAAAAGATTTATTTGGCCAAGTTTTGGTCGCGCTGGTAACCCCAATGAACGCTGAAGGTGAAGTCGACTGGGATGCAACCGAGCGCCACATCGATTACGTAATTTCTAACGGCGCCGATGGGGTAGTGGTAACCGGTACTACCGGTGAAACAAGCACGCTAACCGATGCCGAGAAGATTAAGTTGGTTGAGGTTGGCAAATCCGTGTCGGCCGGCCGCGCAAAAATTATTACCGGCGGTGGTTCAAACGAGACCGCCCACGCGATGCAGCTTTATAAGGCCAGTGAGAAAGCTGGCGCCGACGGTGTCATGATTGTGACCCCTTACTACAACAAGCCCACCCAAGCCGGTGTGCTCACCCACTTCAGACTTATTGCCGATTCGACTGACCTACCGGTAATCCTTTACGACATCCCTGGTCGGTCTGGAATCGCTATCTCTTACGACACCTTCCACCGAGCTGCCAAGCACCCAAACATCGTTGCCGTCAAGGATGCCAAAGGCGATTTGGCTCAGGCTTCCCGGATCATGAACGAAACCGGCCTGCTCTACTTTTCCGGTGATGACTCAAATGTTTTGCCGCACATCTCGATTGGTGCCACCGGTCTTATCGGTGTTACCGCCAACGTTGCTCCAGCGGCATACCGTGAAATGGTCGATGCTACCAACCGCAATGATTTTCACTCAGCCTTAAAAGTTCACAATGCGCTTGAGCCACTTCAGCGAGCCTTGATGACCCATGTCCCAGGGACCGTGGCAGCAAAATATGTTTTGCACGGCTTGGGTCTAATCAACTCGCCGCGCGTGCGATTGCCTCTGGTTGGCCCCGAAGATGCTGAGGCTGCTCGTATCGAAAACGACATTGACAAGGTCGAAACCGTTCCTGGTCTAAGCTTCGAAAACTTCAGACCTGACCGCAATGCTGCCGCCGGTGGTGCGCTACCAAAGGTTGCCGGCACGACCAGATAA
- a CDS encoding SulP family inorganic anion transporter, with protein MSHLQMSVALKSFFRQPLQNFAAGATVAIVALPLALAFGIGSGLGAAAGLTTAIIAGLVAAVFGGSKYQVSGPTGAMTVVLIPIFSQYGAPGVLGVGLIAGGLLILSAILRIGQHVHKLPTALIEGFTAGIAIVIAISQLQFLIDFNSSISALVIAVAVVLASRKIPRLPISLILVIVAAVLNSALNLELTSIGELPARIGDFSIGFLNQDFTKLVFAGIAVAILAALESLLSAKIADRMALALQTNRAEKSTADFISHDSNRELFGQGLANLIVPFFGGVPATAALARTAVNVRSGATSKLASAVHALLLAVIVLTLAPLVSQIPLAALAGVLFATCFNMINFGELRSLAKESVTNAAVLAVTFIITVSVDLIAAVISGLVVSLTLRHRKIADRLDRRYPPVNSKETLGD; from the coding sequence GTGAGCCATTTGCAAATGTCGGTCGCGTTGAAAAGCTTCTTCCGTCAACCCCTACAAAATTTTGCTGCCGGCGCAACAGTTGCCATTGTGGCGCTACCCCTAGCACTCGCCTTCGGCATCGGTTCAGGCTTGGGCGCAGCCGCAGGTTTGACCACAGCCATAATTGCCGGATTAGTCGCAGCTGTTTTTGGTGGGAGTAAATATCAGGTCTCCGGCCCTACCGGGGCAATGACTGTGGTGCTGATTCCGATTTTTAGTCAGTACGGGGCTCCCGGAGTTCTTGGCGTGGGGCTAATCGCTGGCGGCTTACTAATTCTTTCGGCCATTTTGCGGATCGGCCAGCATGTGCACAAATTGCCAACGGCGCTGATTGAAGGTTTCACCGCAGGCATCGCGATTGTGATTGCGATTTCGCAACTGCAGTTTTTGATAGATTTCAACTCAAGTATCTCGGCACTGGTAATCGCTGTCGCCGTAGTGCTTGCTAGTAGAAAAATTCCACGACTGCCGATTTCGCTAATTTTGGTAATCGTCGCGGCGGTGCTCAATTCGGCACTAAATCTCGAACTAACTTCAATTGGAGAGTTACCAGCGCGAATCGGCGATTTTTCAATCGGTTTCTTAAACCAGGACTTCACCAAATTAGTGTTTGCAGGTATCGCCGTTGCGATTCTCGCAGCCCTAGAGAGCCTGCTCTCGGCGAAAATTGCGGACCGGATGGCGCTTGCACTTCAAACGAATCGTGCCGAGAAAAGCACAGCAGATTTTATTTCGCATGATTCAAATCGTGAATTATTCGGACAGGGATTGGCCAACCTAATAGTGCCTTTCTTTGGCGGAGTGCCGGCAACGGCCGCACTCGCGCGCACAGCCGTGAATGTCAGATCTGGCGCAACATCAAAACTGGCATCAGCCGTTCACGCCCTCCTCTTGGCAGTTATCGTCTTGACTCTGGCGCCACTGGTTTCGCAAATTCCGCTAGCTGCCTTGGCTGGAGTTTTATTCGCGACCTGCTTCAACATGATCAATTTCGGTGAACTGCGCTCGCTGGCCAAAGAGTCGGTAACTAACGCAGCGGTCTTGGCGGTTACTTTTATCATCACGGTTTCTGTCGATTTGATCGCGGCAGTGATCTCTGGATTGGTGGTTTCGCTCACCTTGAGGCATCGAAAAATTGCGGACCGCTTAGATCGGAGATACCCACCGGTCAATAGCAAAGAAACCCTCGGCGATTGA
- the dapB gene encoding 4-hydroxy-tetrahydrodipicolinate reductase: MKYKVAVVGSTGRMGKLALELIDAAQDFEIVARLDSKSELVEAADADIIFEVTKLEVSEKVVDFAIEHNKKIVVGTSGWNQSKLADLDGKLSQNEAGVVVIPNFSIGSMLATSFAAQAAKYFDSIEIVEAHHAGKIDSPSGTAVRTAELISQSRIDLIQPLIPGVDQPARGQVVSGVPIHSLRLKGVSAKQDVYLGGESELLTISHETTSVAAYSAGILMALRYAATAKGLTVGLATVAGLNS, from the coding sequence ATGAAGTACAAAGTTGCCGTAGTCGGCTCAACCGGTCGAATGGGCAAGTTAGCCCTTGAACTAATTGATGCAGCCCAAGATTTCGAAATTGTGGCTCGACTCGACTCTAAATCTGAATTAGTTGAAGCTGCTGATGCAGACATTATCTTCGAAGTCACCAAGCTTGAGGTTTCTGAAAAAGTTGTCGACTTTGCCATCGAACACAATAAAAAAATCGTAGTTGGCACTTCTGGTTGGAATCAATCAAAACTCGCTGATTTAGACGGCAAGCTATCGCAAAACGAAGCTGGGGTAGTGGTTATCCCAAATTTTTCAATTGGTTCAATGCTGGCCACTTCTTTTGCCGCGCAGGCAGCCAAATATTTTGACTCAATCGAAATCGTTGAAGCCCATCATGCCGGCAAAATTGATTCGCCCTCGGGCACTGCGGTTCGCACCGCCGAACTAATTTCCCAATCTCGAATTGACCTAATCCAGCCTCTAATTCCCGGGGTAGATCAGCCGGCCAGAGGCCAAGTAGTCTCGGGCGTCCCAATTCACAGCCTGCGCCTCAAGGGGGTCTCGGCCAAGCAAGATGTTTACCTCGGTGGTGAATCAGAATTGTTGACCATCAGCCACGAAACCACTTCGGTTGCGGCATATTCTGCAGGCATTCTGATGGCGCTGAGGTACGCAGCCACGGCCAAAGGCCTAACCGTTGGCCTCGCAACTGTGGCGGGCCTAAACTCCTAA
- a CDS encoding thioredoxin family protein → MNLENRLIIILVLLAFAATVGLIWKSQSGRTHRVRSGEQVDLKRLGAEKAGKPVVKFGKKATLLQFSTEMCSVCVQTSRVLGELEKQTPGLVHIEVDVTNRLDLASHFKVLQTPTTLILDNTGRVISRISGAPKPTQLNQLLENLNG, encoded by the coding sequence ATGAACCTTGAGAACCGGCTGATCATCATCCTGGTTTTGCTTGCTTTCGCAGCCACAGTTGGCCTGATTTGGAAATCGCAGAGCGGTCGAACCCATCGAGTTCGTTCAGGAGAACAGGTTGACCTAAAAAGGTTAGGCGCTGAAAAAGCAGGCAAGCCAGTTGTGAAATTTGGCAAAAAAGCCACCCTGCTGCAGTTCTCCACCGAGATGTGTTCGGTTTGCGTTCAAACTTCACGGGTGCTCGGCGAACTCGAAAAGCAAACACCGGGGTTAGTACACATTGAAGTCGATGTGACCAACCGGTTAGATTTGGCTAGCCACTTCAAAGTGCTGCAAACACCAACAACCCTGATTCTTGATAACACCGGACGGGTAATTTCAAGGATTAGCGGAGCACCCAAACCGACTCAACTGAATCAACTATTGGAGAATCTGAATGGCTAG
- a CDS encoding M16 family metallopeptidase — translation MAEILFPLDQADLTFTASGGSSIRRTILPSGVRVLSEQMPGAQSASISFSVAVGSRDETNGHFGSTHFLEHLLFKGTTRRSALDIAVAFDSVGGSSNAATGKEHTSYYARVQDSALPLAVDVIGDMLTSSVIDPKEFENERTVILEELAMNDDDPTDVVHEAFAEAVLGTHELGRPIGGTEATINAVTREAVWEHYQANYRPQDLVVAAAGGVEHGSLIALVEKALLDAGWDLDASAAPVSRRNLAPAQIERGTDLKVIKRPLQQANILLGCQGLIAEDSRRFAMGILNTVLGGGMSSRLFQEIREKRGLAYSVYSFNQGYSDGAYFGLYAGCSPSKAQEVTKLMLGELESIAANGITEHELELAKGNISGGMALKYESTQARMNRLLSAEIINGEFYDLDDSLHHINSVTLEQVQSLAADLIRRDRSLVAVGDVSEKLFQQFI, via the coding sequence ATGGCCGAAATTCTTTTCCCACTTGATCAAGCCGACCTGACCTTCACCGCTTCGGGGGGTAGTTCGATTCGTCGAACTATTCTCCCAAGCGGTGTTCGCGTTTTAAGCGAACAAATGCCCGGGGCGCAAAGTGCCTCCATTTCCTTTTCGGTCGCGGTTGGTTCCAGAGATGAAACCAACGGACACTTTGGCTCAACTCATTTTCTAGAGCACCTGCTTTTCAAAGGCACCACGCGCCGCTCGGCGCTCGATATTGCTGTTGCTTTCGATTCGGTCGGTGGGTCATCTAACGCCGCCACCGGAAAAGAGCACACCAGCTACTACGCCAGGGTGCAAGATTCTGCCTTGCCATTGGCGGTGGACGTAATTGGTGACATGCTGACCTCTTCGGTCATTGACCCTAAAGAGTTTGAAAACGAGCGCACCGTAATTCTTGAAGAATTGGCGATGAATGACGATGACCCAACCGACGTTGTTCACGAAGCTTTCGCCGAGGCTGTTTTGGGTACCCACGAACTGGGGCGCCCAATCGGTGGTACCGAAGCGACAATCAATGCGGTTACTCGCGAAGCGGTTTGGGAGCATTACCAAGCAAATTACCGGCCTCAAGACTTGGTTGTTGCGGCTGCCGGCGGAGTAGAACACGGTTCCCTGATTGCGCTGGTCGAAAAAGCACTACTCGATGCCGGCTGGGATTTAGACGCTAGTGCCGCGCCAGTTTCGAGAAGAAATTTGGCACCTGCTCAGATTGAGCGCGGAACTGACCTCAAGGTCATCAAGCGGCCCTTGCAACAGGCAAATATCTTGCTTGGTTGTCAAGGCCTAATTGCTGAAGACAGCAGACGTTTTGCCATGGGAATCTTGAACACCGTTCTTGGTGGCGGAATGAGTTCGAGACTGTTCCAAGAAATCCGTGAAAAACGCGGTCTTGCCTATTCGGTTTACTCTTTCAACCAGGGGTACAGCGATGGCGCCTACTTCGGTTTATACGCCGGATGTTCACCGAGTAAGGCCCAAGAAGTCACCAAGCTAATGCTGGGCGAGCTCGAGTCAATTGCAGCCAATGGCATAACCGAGCACGAACTTGAGCTGGCCAAAGGCAATATCAGCGGCGGTATGGCTTTGAAATACGAGAGTACACAGGCACGCATGAATCGGTTGCTCAGTGCCGAAATTATCAACGGTGAATTTTATGATCTAGATGATTCGCTGCACCACATAAATTCAGTCACACTCGAGCAGGTTCAGTCCCTTGCTGCTGACCTGATCAGGCGCGATCGATCGCTGGTTGCCGTTGGCGATGTGTCGGAAAAGCTATTTCAGCAGTTCATATAG